CCGCCCTGCCCAGCACAGCCCGGTAGCGCTGCAGCACCCTCAGCTGCTTTGTGCCTCAGTTGCCCTCTTCCCACTCACTTGGTCCCTGGAGACATGAACCCTGGCATCAATGGAGCCTCCTCCCTTCATGGGAAAGGCTGCCCAGGGCAGCTGTTCTTTACTGAGGGCCTGTTGCAGGCTGGACCCCAGTCCCAGGCCTGGGGCCGACACAGGCCCTGCCCTCGGGCCGCTGGTGGAGGTGGAGACAGTGGGTCTGCACCAGAGATGGGCTGGCGGAGCTTGGTCACTGGCTTTGGGAACTCGGCTGGCCAGGAGGTCCCAAGTCCTCCTCGGCTCCATCCTTAGCTTTTAGGACCCCATTGATTGACAGCTGGGGATGTGATTGACAGATCCAGCGAGGGCCAAGGAGCAGAGCTCACATCCAGTGAGAAGGCAGTTGGTCCCACTGGGGGCAGGGGGAGATGCTTCCTGTCCCCCAGAAGCTGGGGCAGGGGAGATGGACCTCCCTCCGGTTGGTGGGTCAGGGCAGAGTAGGTGGGGCCTGCAGCCTCCTGGCTCCAAGGGGTGGTGCGCCCAGGGGGTGAGGTTGGGGGTCCGGAGAAAGGTCGAGTGACCCTCTGCCCACTTTTGtcttcctcccctttcttcctgCTTCCCCTCTTGCCTTGTCTTCCCATACGTGTCCCCCGTGTCCCCGCCTGTCCTCTTCCCGCCCCTCACTCCTGCCCCCGCCCTCCCCGCAGCGGTGCAGCGCGGCCGCATCCCGCACTCGCTGCCCGGCGCCGTGGCCGCCTCCTCGGGCAGCCCCCCGGGCTCGGCGCTGGCGGCGGCGGGCGGAGACCTGTTCCCGGGCCAGCCCGTGTCGGAGCTGATCGCGCAGCTGCTGCGCGCCGAGCCCTACCCCGCGGCGGCCGGGCGCTtcggcgcgggcggcggcgcgGCGGGCGCGGTGCTGGGCATCGACAACGTGTGCGAGCTGGCGGCGCGGCTGCTCTTCAGCACCGTGGAGTGGGCGCGCCACGCTCCCTTCTTCCCCGAGCTGCCGGTGGCCGACCAGGTGGCGCTGCTGCGCCTCAGCTGGAGCGAGCTGTTCGTGCTGAACGCGGCGCAGGCGGCGCTGCCCCTGCACACGGCGCCGCTGCTGGCCGCCGCCGGCCTGCACGCCGCCCCCATGGCCGCCGAGCGCGCCGTGGCCTTCATGGACCAGGTGCGGGCCTTCCAGGAGCAGGTGGACAAGCTGGGCCGCCTGCAGGTGGACTCCGCCGAGTACGGCTGCCTCAAGGCCATCGCGCTCTTCACGCCCGGTGAGGGCCGGGGCTGCAGGGAGGGTGCGGGCTGGGTCTCCACCCCCAGGGACACCCCACTCCCCAGACCTGGGGCCCGCGGGGCGGGGCGAGGACGCTGCCGCCAGTGCGACACCCGGACATCCCCTCCCCCCCATCTCAAGACTCCCAAGGGACTCCAAGCTCGGGCCCCAGACCCAGGGGACCAGCGACTCGGCTCCCAAGACCGGCCTCCGGGATTCCCACGCCCCCTCCCCCTCATCAAAGCCAGCCGGGAGCAGGAGGAGAGCGGAGAGGCCCCCCGCCGCCTGGCCTGGGCTCTCTGCCGGCCCTCTCTCCCAGATCTCTGGGCTGGCCCAGGCCCCCGGGTGGCCGGAGCTGCGCTGGTTGGGAGTGGGGGCGTGGCTTGAAGGCCCCGCCCTCAGGTGCGGCTGGAGGGGACCCTAAGGTCTTTAGGGACCATCCACAGCCAAAGACCTGCAGTTGTTTGTTTGTGTTGCCCTAcaggggacagaacccagggcctcaagcaccTGGGCCACAGAGCCACACCTGACTCTTGTTAATTTTGAGAGACTTACaccaccaccccctcccctgcctcgGGAAAAACCCACAGCTGTGGCCTCTGCCACCCGCTGCACCTCCAGCTGGGATTCTGTACTTTGGAAAAACACTTCCCAGTCTGTCCCCTGGAGGTTCCTAAGCTGGCTGGAAGGATTCGGGCCACCAGATATTTCCTTGGGACACCAGCACTCTGGGTGGCTGCCTGCCTGTATTTGATAAATTTGGATTTGCCATCTCTTCTTTCCCCAGTAGACTTTTGAGTCTCAGTTTCACGGTACCCTTCTAGAGTGCCGCCACTTCCACTGGTCCCCACATTCACTCCAGGCCGCCTGGAACCAGCTGGGCCctgcctctttcttccccagcctGATGCGTGGCCATAACTTGTGTCCCTTCCAAAGGAGGCATCACTGCCTGCTGCACCTCGAGGTCATTGCTGTCAGGTCTACCTCCACCTTGAACATCAACACTTCCTTAGATGCCCCAATTTCGAACCAAGGGGCACCTAAccatcgagccacatccccagtttttttttttttttttctttttggatcgttgtgtttgagacagggtctaaggctgaggctggctatcCTCCAGCTTtggcctcctgaattgctgagattgCTGGCCattgccaccctgcccagcttaGATGTCCCAATTTATGCCCCAGGGCCCATCTCTCACCTCCAGAGTGGCCCCATCCTTGAACACAGCCCTGAGTGATGGCCCCTAAGCAGTCACCCCTGTGGGCCCTGTGTGTTCTGCTGCCTGCAGTCTGACCTTGCCCTCATGTCCGACAGATGCCTGTGGCCTCTCAGACCCGGCCCACGTGGAGAGCCTGCAGGAGAAGGCACAAGTGGCTCTCACGGAGTACGTGCGGGCTCAGTACCCGTCCCAGCCCCAGCGCTTTGGCCGCCTGCTGCTGCGGCTCCCTGCCTTGCGAGCGGTGCCCGCGTCCCTCATCTCCCAGCTGTTCTTCATGCGCCTGGTGGGCAAGACGCCCATCGAGACGCTGATCCGGGACATGCTGCTGTCAGGAAGTACCTTCAACTGGCCCTACTCGGGACAGTGACTGTGGGAGGGCTGGGTGCACACTGGCTGATCTGCAGACCTCAAGGGACACGGATGCCGGCCTCGAGGGACCCAGGGTGAGGGCCCTGGCTTCTCTCCCGAGACACCTATTTTTTAAAGACTGTGGAATGTTTGTCTTTCCCgttttttaaatgatcataaaACCAAAAAGAGACTGATCTTCCAGGCCCAGCTGGCCCCTCCTGGAACCCCACCCAAGGAGGGCCCAGGGATGGAGGGCCCAGTGCTGGGCCTGCCTTGTCCCTCCGCGTCTCGAGCATGAACTTGCGGGAGGGTGGAGTTGGCCTCCCGGTGATGTGGGCGAAGGCCTGGCCTCTGGCCTGGAGGGGCAGCTGCATATGCAGGCAGCTCCTCCGGACATGGGGTCCACGTTGGACACTAGGTGACACACACGAGGCCAATAATAAAGCCGTTTCCTACCTGTGTAGCCTCCCGAGCCATCTTTGAGGAGAGGGTGAAACGGGCACCACACCCACTGCTCCCGCTACCGTGAACTGGCGATCGGTGTCTTGTTgggcaggtgggaggggaggCTGGCCGGGGAGCCCAGGATCTGCACCCAGGCGCTCAGGTTCATGGTCCTGCTCTGGCTCCTCAGGGGGAGCCTCCTAGATTTGGATTCCTCCACATTCTGGGCCAAACACATTTTCTTTGGTCAGTACTAATTATGGTGACTGGGCTCTAGTGTCCTTGGGAGAAATACCCGTGGCTAGTCCTGGCACATGATCTCAGCCCAGATAGCACGGGCCCTCCATTTCTCTGGCCACAGTCATTGGTTCATGGTGACATGTGAGTGCAAGCAGGCCAGGGAGAGTCAATGGCACACTTGGAACTGGAAAGAGAATTAAAGCAGTGCAGCTGAGAGATCAGTTTCCCATGATGCCTTTGGAGCCCCTGGATCAAGCCATACCTGAAATTCTTGGTGTTTTAAATTCCATGAGCTCAGATTTTCCCTTTTGTGTTCAAGATCATTTGAGTTCAGTTTCTTCTCTCAAGTGACTAAAAGCCCCAGGTTGTTTCTAATATTAGCACGACGAGAGTGCAGACAGACTTTAAAATGGGGACTTAATTGAGTGGGTCTGATGTGCAGTTCCACAGGGCGCCAGGGACCTGTCATCCCAACCTCTGGATTTGTCCCCAGCTCTGGGCTGGGAAGACACCTATAGGATCTAGCAGCCATCTTCtgtgtttagcatgcatgaggtcctggacCAATCCCCAGAGCTCCCCAATCCACCCCCAAAAGATGCCACAGCAAAGGAAGGACTCAGGTCCGCCCCCTGCAGGCCAGGCCAGACTCGGCCCTGCAGTGTCTGCCATCAGCATCTCA
This genomic interval from Marmota flaviventris isolate mMarFla1 chromosome 1, mMarFla1.hap1, whole genome shotgun sequence contains the following:
- the Nr2f6 gene encoding nuclear receptor subfamily 2 group F member 6 — protein: MAMVTGGWGGPGGDTNGVDKAGGYPRAAEEDSASPPGAASDAEPGDEERPGLQVDCVVCGDKSSGKHYGVFTCEGCKSFFKRSIRRNLSYTCRSNRDCQIDQHHRNQCQYCRLKKCFRVGMRKEAVQRGRIPHSLPGAVAASSGSPPGSALAAAGGDLFPGQPVSELIAQLLRAEPYPAAAGRFGAGGGAAGAVLGIDNVCELAARLLFSTVEWARHAPFFPELPVADQVALLRLSWSELFVLNAAQAALPLHTAPLLAAAGLHAAPMAAERAVAFMDQVRAFQEQVDKLGRLQVDSAEYGCLKAIALFTPDACGLSDPAHVESLQEKAQVALTEYVRAQYPSQPQRFGRLLLRLPALRAVPASLISQLFFMRLVGKTPIETLIRDMLLSGSTFNWPYSGQ